In Stenotrophomonas sp. 610A2, one DNA window encodes the following:
- the moaCB gene encoding bifunctional molybdenum cofactor biosynthesis protein MoaC/MoaB, translated as MSGQISAAFHMADVRDKRITRRRAVAVGELIAGPVAYPLIVERRLPKGDALVMAEIAGLQGAKMASALMPMCHPLPLELVRVYCAPVPERQAIRVWCECASEARTGVEMEALAGVNAALLTLYDLSKPVEPALEISGIRLLFKEGGKSGVWTHPQGMDAGELERFRPRPPKTLGAARCAVITLSDRASRGDYVDESGPVLVKGLQALGGEVVSNEILADGIEPLVARLRALAANGVRLCLCTGGTGLGPRDLTPEALQALGGRPVPGLAQMLRGLSAQHTPMAWLSRAEVVQLDDLLVIALPGSPRAAAQCMNILAPVLGHALAMMDGGTHA; from the coding sequence ATGAGTGGGCAGATAAGTGCGGCATTCCATATGGCCGATGTACGCGACAAACGCATCACCCGTCGCCGCGCGGTGGCGGTAGGTGAGCTGATCGCCGGGCCAGTTGCCTATCCATTGATCGTCGAGCGCCGCCTGCCCAAGGGCGATGCGCTGGTGATGGCCGAAATAGCCGGCCTGCAGGGCGCGAAGATGGCCTCGGCATTGATGCCGATGTGCCATCCGCTGCCATTGGAGCTGGTGCGCGTGTATTGCGCACCGGTGCCGGAACGGCAGGCGATCCGGGTCTGGTGCGAGTGCGCCAGCGAAGCGCGTACCGGCGTGGAGATGGAAGCGCTGGCCGGCGTCAATGCCGCACTGCTGACCTTGTACGACCTGAGCAAGCCGGTCGAGCCCGCGCTGGAAATCAGTGGCATCCGCCTGTTGTTCAAGGAAGGCGGCAAGAGCGGCGTGTGGACACACCCGCAAGGCATGGATGCCGGCGAGCTCGAACGTTTCCGGCCGCGCCCGCCCAAGACTCTGGGGGCGGCGCGCTGTGCGGTGATCACCCTCAGTGACCGCGCCAGCCGCGGCGATTACGTCGACGAGTCCGGGCCGGTGCTGGTCAAGGGTTTGCAGGCCTTGGGCGGTGAGGTGGTCAGCAATGAAATATTGGCCGACGGCATCGAACCGCTGGTCGCGCGTCTGCGCGCGCTGGCTGCCAATGGTGTGCGTCTTTGCCTGTGCACTGGCGGTACCGGACTTGGCCCGCGTGATCTGACGCCCGAGGCCTTGCAGGCTTTGGGCGGGCGCCCGGTACCGGGGCTGGCGCAGATGCTGCGCGGGCTCAGTGCCCAGCACACGCCGATGGCCTGGCTGAGCCGCGCTGAAGTCGTGCAACTGGACGATCTGCTGGTCATCGCCCTGCCAGGCAGTCCGCGTGCCGCCGCGCAGTGCATGAATATTCTTGCCCCCGTGCTCGGCCATGCCTTGGCAATGATGGACGGGGGCACGCACGCATGA